The uncultured Bacteroides sp. DNA segment GGCAAATACACGATCGATGTATAGCACCTGAAAAGCAGGCTGGCGTACACGAACTTGTATCTGCCGATTTCCATTCAAAATATTTATTGTATTTTTGCAGCCTTAAATAAGCAAGAAGTAACCTATGGGACTGGAAAAGGGTATTTTTAAAAGAACAGAATTATTATTAGGCAATGACTTGATGAGCAAGATTGCCAACACAAAAGTGATCATCTTTGGAGTAGGCGGCGTGGGTAGTTGGTGTGCCGAGAGCCTTGTCAGATCGGGCATCAGCCTCTTAACGATAGTAGACTCTGACCGCATCTGCGTAACGAACATCAACCGCCAACTGATGGCGACAACCAAAACCGTAGGGCAGGTAAAAGTAGAAGCTCTCAAAGCCCGTTTGCTCGAGATCAATCCGAAAGCAGAGATTAATGCTTTGCAACAAATCTATAGTGCCGAAACGTCGGACTCTTTTCATTTAGATGAATATGACTACATCATTGATGCGATAGATAGCCTCGAAAACAAAGCCGAACTCATTCGCACCGCCACTAAAACCAAAGCCGTTTTATTTTCTTCCATGGGAGCCGCGCTAAAAATGGATCCGACAAAGATTAAGGTAGCTGAGTTTTGGAAGGTAATCGGTTGCCCGCTGGCAAGGGCTCTTCGCAATAAGCTAAAGAAAGGGGAACGACCTTCTAAGAAATTCCTATGCGTGTTTAGTGAAGAATTGCTCGAAAACAAAGGAGGAAATTCGTCGTGCGGCACCGAACAGTGTCTTTGCCCCAAAGCAAAGAATGGCCCGGGCGATCCTGACTTAGTGAACCATGAGTGGTGCAGCCTGAAAGCCCGCATCAATGGAACATTGGCGCACAGTACAGCTATCTTTGGCTTTACCATCGCCGGGCTGGTAATGCAAGACTTATATAATAAGGAGTGAGGGTGTGTCAGTTTTGACACACCCTTTTTAAC contains these protein-coding regions:
- a CDS encoding tRNA threonylcarbamoyladenosine dehydratase; this encodes MGLEKGIFKRTELLLGNDLMSKIANTKVIIFGVGGVGSWCAESLVRSGISLLTIVDSDRICVTNINRQLMATTKTVGQVKVEALKARLLEINPKAEINALQQIYSAETSDSFHLDEYDYIIDAIDSLENKAELIRTATKTKAVLFSSMGAALKMDPTKIKVAEFWKVIGCPLARALRNKLKKGERPSKKFLCVFSEELLENKGGNSSCGTEQCLCPKAKNGPGDPDLVNHEWCSLKARINGTLAHSTAIFGFTIAGLVMQDLYNKE